One stretch of Priestia megaterium DNA includes these proteins:
- a CDS encoding acetyl-CoA C-acetyltransferase, which produces MGQTEVVIVSAVRTAIGSFGGSLQNVSATTLGGTVIKEALSKAGVSANEVDEVIMGNVLQAGLGQNPARQATLAAGLPETVSALTINKVCGSGLKAVHLATQAILAGDADVIVAGGMENMSQAPYLLKNARNGFKMGDQKVVDSMIQDGLWCAFNDYHMGVTAENLCDKYEITRDEQDAFAASSQQKAEAAIQSGRFADEIVPVEVPGRKGQVTIFEQDEFPRAGTTAESLGKLRPAFKKDGSVTAGNASGINDGAAAVVVMSRKKADELGLTPLVSIKANATAGVDPSIMGIGPVSAVKKALEKAAVSLEDVQLVEANEAFAAQSIAVDRELQFNHDILNVNGGAIALGHPIGASGTRVLVSLIHEMQKRDAKLGLATLCIGGGQGVATIVERP; this is translated from the coding sequence ATGGGTCAAACAGAAGTAGTCATTGTAAGCGCTGTACGTACAGCAATCGGCAGCTTTGGGGGAAGCTTACAAAATGTATCCGCAACAACTTTAGGTGGTACTGTAATTAAAGAAGCTTTAAGCAAAGCAGGGGTATCAGCAAACGAAGTAGATGAAGTTATTATGGGAAATGTCTTACAAGCAGGTTTAGGACAAAATCCAGCACGACAAGCAACTTTAGCAGCAGGTTTACCTGAAACTGTTTCAGCATTAACCATCAATAAAGTATGCGGATCAGGACTAAAAGCAGTACATCTCGCTACACAGGCGATTCTTGCTGGGGATGCTGATGTGATTGTTGCTGGTGGAATGGAAAACATGAGCCAAGCACCATACTTATTAAAAAATGCACGCAACGGGTTTAAAATGGGCGATCAAAAAGTAGTCGATAGCATGATTCAAGATGGATTATGGTGTGCATTTAACGACTACCATATGGGCGTTACAGCTGAAAACCTGTGTGATAAATATGAAATTACCCGCGACGAACAAGATGCATTTGCAGCTTCAAGCCAGCAAAAAGCAGAAGCAGCTATTCAATCTGGTCGTTTCGCAGATGAAATTGTGCCGGTAGAAGTGCCTGGAAGAAAAGGCCAAGTAACAATTTTTGAACAAGATGAGTTCCCACGCGCAGGCACAACGGCTGAAAGTCTAGGGAAACTACGTCCAGCCTTCAAAAAAGACGGTTCTGTAACAGCTGGTAATGCATCTGGTATCAATGACGGTGCAGCTGCAGTAGTGGTAATGAGCCGTAAAAAAGCAGACGAGTTAGGCCTAACACCATTAGTGTCTATTAAAGCTAATGCAACTGCCGGAGTAGATCCAAGCATTATGGGAATCGGTCCTGTAAGCGCAGTGAAAAAGGCGCTGGAAAAAGCTGCTGTTTCATTAGAAGATGTTCAATTAGTAGAAGCAAACGAAGCATTCGCTGCACAGTCAATCGCTGTGGATCGTGAACTTCAATTTAATCATGATATTTTAAATGTAAACGGTGGAGCAATTGCGCTTGGACATCCTATTGGTGCAAGTGGTACACGTGTCCTAGTTTCACTTATTCATGAAATGCAAAAACGCGACGCAAAACTTGGGTTAGCAACGTTATGTATTGGCGGAGGCCAAGGCGTTGCAACAATCGTTGAAC
- a CDS encoding hydroxymethylglutaryl-CoA lyase: protein MGFPEKVTIIEVGPRDGLQNEKNFVPTDKKINFIKKLKEAGLSEIEITSFVSPKWVPQMKDASTVANTFQPDTCRNIVLVPNQKGLEKALQANCRSVALFIGVSDTFNQKNINKNTKEAVQTLLPLIQQLKQQECFIRTCISTAFYCPYEGKIHERDVLTLCESFVEAGVNELSVADTIGMANPKDVFSLFSKLKQSFPHTLLAAHFHDTRGLAIANIYAALQAGINRFDSSAGGLGGCPFAKGATGNVATEDLVFMLHEMGISTSINEEKLLEAVAFIAPYISRPIESKQYSLFAQR, encoded by the coding sequence ATGGGATTTCCTGAAAAAGTAACAATTATAGAAGTTGGTCCACGAGATGGACTTCAAAATGAAAAAAATTTTGTTCCAACTGATAAAAAAATTAATTTTATCAAAAAATTAAAAGAAGCTGGACTATCCGAAATAGAAATTACATCCTTTGTTTCTCCAAAATGGGTTCCTCAAATGAAAGATGCTTCTACTGTTGCAAATACATTTCAGCCTGATACATGCCGAAACATTGTACTTGTGCCGAATCAAAAAGGCTTGGAAAAAGCACTGCAAGCTAATTGCCGCTCCGTTGCGCTGTTTATTGGCGTAAGCGATACCTTTAATCAAAAAAACATTAACAAAAATACCAAAGAAGCTGTACAAACGCTGCTCCCTCTCATTCAACAGCTCAAGCAGCAAGAATGTTTTATTCGAACTTGCATTTCCACCGCCTTTTATTGCCCGTATGAAGGAAAAATACATGAACGCGACGTGCTGACTCTTTGCGAAAGCTTTGTGGAAGCTGGAGTGAATGAGCTAAGCGTTGCTGATACAATTGGCATGGCAAACCCTAAAGATGTATTTTCACTTTTCTCGAAATTAAAACAAAGCTTTCCACACACGCTACTTGCTGCGCACTTTCACGATACGAGAGGATTAGCCATTGCAAATATCTATGCAGCTCTGCAAGCCGGTATTAACAGGTTCGATTCATCCGCTGGCGGGTTAGGTGGATGTCCATTCGCTAAGGGAGCAACGGGAAACGTAGCTACGGAAGATCTCGTCTTTATGCTTCATGAAATGGGTATCTCCACTTCTATTAATGAAGAAAAGCTGCTCGAAGCGGTCGCTTTTATCGCTCCTTACATTTCAAGACCGATTGAAAGCAAGCAATACTCTTTGTTTGCACAGCGTTAA
- a CDS encoding alpha/beta hydrolase, translating to MKKWLLLIGSVFGAFAALGIFFTNQMMYIRKKTDKVIIDRDTEDGFYDEKVYSTLPKEAFVLPSSLGYNIAGTVIKQHDNNRFMILSHGVTVHSLNSMKYARLFLKLGWNVVLYDHRRHGKSEGKTTSYGYYEKLDLQSVVHWVKEQFGSTISLGIHGESMGAATTLLYAGMEDGADFYIVDCPFSDLEELLAYRLKQDFHLPKQLVMPAANIILKWREGYSFKDVSPISVVDQIKHPVLFIHSKEDDYILPKMTEQLHAKKMGAKRMYLAPVGTHARSYADNPEEYEQVIESFLEKIQKEAL from the coding sequence ATGAAAAAATGGCTATTATTAATAGGAAGTGTTTTCGGAGCATTTGCCGCTCTTGGCATCTTTTTTACAAATCAAATGATGTACATCCGTAAAAAGACCGACAAAGTCATTATTGACCGCGATACGGAAGATGGCTTTTATGATGAGAAAGTCTATAGCACTCTTCCTAAAGAAGCATTTGTGCTTCCTTCTTCTCTAGGCTATAACATAGCTGGGACCGTTATCAAACAACACGACAACAACCGATTTATGATTCTTTCGCATGGAGTTACAGTTCATTCACTGAACTCTATGAAATATGCTCGGCTTTTTCTAAAGCTTGGATGGAACGTCGTTCTTTATGATCATCGCCGCCACGGCAAGTCTGAAGGGAAAACAACGAGCTACGGCTATTATGAAAAGCTGGACCTTCAATCCGTTGTTCACTGGGTAAAAGAACAATTCGGTTCAACTATTTCCCTTGGGATTCACGGAGAGTCTATGGGAGCTGCGACCACTCTTTTGTATGCTGGAATGGAAGACGGAGCTGATTTTTATATTGTCGACTGCCCTTTTTCTGACTTGGAAGAACTTCTTGCCTATCGCTTAAAACAAGATTTCCACCTGCCCAAACAGCTTGTGATGCCAGCAGCTAATATTATTTTAAAATGGCGAGAAGGCTACTCATTTAAAGACGTATCACCCATTTCAGTCGTAGATCAAATCAAACATCCTGTTCTGTTTATCCATAGTAAAGAAGATGACTATATTCTTCCTAAAATGACGGAGCAGCTGCATGCCAAAAAAATGGGAGCAAAACGGATGTATTTAGCACCTGTAGGCACTCATGCCCGCTCGTATGCTGATAATCCAGAGGAATATGAACAAGTTATTGAATCATTTTTAGAAAAAATACAAAAAGAAGCGCTTTAA
- a CDS encoding iron-sulfur cluster biosynthesis family protein has product MNITFTDKAIAKVQEKYGKDSSLYLKLKYDTDGCGCVVSGVTTLWIVDEKESDDVTIETNFVPILVEKTKQVFLDDNMTIDYNESAYAFMLKCPSQILNPRMSFIDKTKEAL; this is encoded by the coding sequence ATGAATATTACCTTTACTGATAAAGCGATAGCAAAAGTACAAGAAAAGTACGGGAAAGATTCTTCACTATATTTAAAATTAAAATACGATACAGATGGATGCGGCTGTGTTGTGAGCGGTGTAACGACGCTATGGATTGTTGATGAAAAAGAGAGCGATGATGTAACCATCGAGACGAATTTTGTTCCTATTCTTGTCGAAAAAACAAAGCAAGTATTTTTAGATGATAATATGACGATTGACTACAATGAAAGTGCATATGCGTTTATGCTCAAATGTCCTTCTCAAATTTTAAATCCGCGCATGTCATTTATCGATAAAACAAAAGAAGCGCTTTAA
- a CDS encoding CDGSH iron-sulfur domain-containing protein has protein sequence MSKVQIKVMDNGSFRVTGDVELIDADGNKFETKPTFSLCRCGQSQKMPFCDGNHKGKFDSCVRAAKILDEQ, from the coding sequence ATGTCAAAAGTACAAATTAAAGTAATGGATAACGGCTCTTTCCGTGTCACTGGAGACGTTGAATTAATTGATGCAGACGGCAACAAATTTGAAACAAAGCCGACATTTTCACTATGCCGATGTGGCCAGTCGCAAAAGATGCCCTTTTGCGACGGAAATCATAAAGGAAAATTCGACTCTTGTGTGCGCGCTGCAAAAATTTTAGACGAGCAGTAG
- a CDS encoding SDR family NAD(P)-dependent oxidoreductase, producing MKSLLKNQHVVITGASGGLGEHLAYEVAKRGGVPVLLARTEEKLYRVAEQISQKYGITSYIYKADVANVEEVKRVVQKMMSEIKRVDVLINNAGFGVFEEVKEASITTIASMFQVNVIGLIACTQEILAYMLKENKGHIINIASQAGKLATPKSSGYSASKHAVLGFTNSLRMELAKTDIYVTAVNPGPIQTNFFSIADQSGNYEKSVEKFMLTPQYVAEKTVNIIGKPKREVNLPKWMNIGSKMYQLAPGLVEKLAGDAFNRK from the coding sequence TTGAAATCCTTGTTAAAGAACCAACATGTCGTGATCACAGGCGCTTCAGGAGGTCTTGGAGAACATTTAGCTTATGAAGTGGCCAAAAGAGGGGGCGTCCCCGTTTTACTTGCACGTACAGAAGAAAAGCTGTACCGAGTAGCCGAGCAAATTAGTCAAAAGTATGGGATTACCTCTTACATATATAAAGCTGACGTAGCGAACGTAGAGGAAGTCAAAAGAGTTGTTCAGAAAATGATGAGTGAAATTAAGCGTGTTGATGTCCTGATTAATAATGCAGGCTTTGGTGTATTTGAAGAAGTGAAAGAAGCATCGATTACGACAATTGCCTCAATGTTTCAAGTCAATGTTATTGGATTAATTGCATGTACACAAGAAATTTTAGCTTATATGCTAAAAGAAAACAAAGGACATATTATTAACATTGCTTCTCAAGCAGGCAAACTTGCAACGCCTAAATCCAGTGGCTATTCAGCTTCTAAACATGCCGTGCTAGGGTTTACCAACAGCCTGCGAATGGAATTAGCGAAAACAGATATCTATGTAACCGCAGTGAATCCAGGTCCCATTCAAACCAACTTCTTTTCAATAGCAGATCAATCAGGAAACTATGAAAAAAGTGTAGAAAAGTTTATGTTAACACCTCAATACGTAGCTGAAAAAACGGTCAATATTATTGGGAAACCAAAACGAGAAGTCAACTTGCCTAAGTGGATGAATATAGGTTCGAAGATGTATCAGCTTGCCCCGGGGCTCGTAGAAAAATTGGCAGGCGATGCGTTTAATAGAAAATAA
- a CDS encoding MBL fold metallo-hydrolase, with translation MNEQLYKIVLPTPFAVGDVNVFVIKGQTVTLIDAGIKTEAAWSVFKEKLNEIGLKPDDIKQVVLTHHHPDHVGMLDFFDKDIAIVGHAKNQPWISQNPDFFEWYDAFFEDHFMKAGVDERFRPYLKRLKASMKYSCHRSLTTSVQEGDYIPGLESWKVLEVPGHAQSHIALYNERTAVMIGGDLLLKHISSNPLIEPPMKPSGERPKTLLQYNHSLRRLLDLEINCIYTGHGDEVLHVHELVQERLQKQSDRADKVLSMIKERPQTAFDICKQLFPTIYEKELGLTLSETIGQLDFLEGANKISTHEKESTLIYSVCS, from the coding sequence ATGAATGAGCAATTATATAAAATTGTGCTGCCTACTCCTTTTGCGGTAGGAGATGTGAATGTTTTTGTTATAAAAGGTCAGACCGTTACGCTAATCGATGCTGGTATTAAAACGGAGGCAGCGTGGTCTGTATTTAAAGAAAAGCTTAATGAAATAGGATTAAAACCAGATGATATTAAGCAAGTTGTCCTAACTCATCACCATCCTGATCACGTAGGAATGCTTGATTTTTTTGATAAAGATATCGCCATAGTCGGTCATGCGAAAAATCAGCCTTGGATCTCCCAAAATCCAGATTTTTTTGAGTGGTACGATGCGTTTTTTGAAGATCACTTTATGAAAGCCGGCGTAGATGAAAGGTTTCGCCCCTATTTAAAACGTTTAAAAGCATCAATGAAGTACTCATGTCACCGTTCTCTTACAACTTCTGTGCAGGAAGGAGATTACATTCCGGGCCTAGAGAGTTGGAAAGTACTTGAAGTACCCGGTCATGCTCAAAGCCATATTGCATTATACAATGAAAGAACAGCGGTTATGATTGGAGGAGATTTACTGTTAAAGCATATTTCATCTAATCCGCTTATTGAACCTCCTATGAAACCAAGCGGCGAGCGACCTAAAACGCTTCTTCAATATAATCATTCATTAAGACGTCTGCTTGATTTAGAGATAAACTGTATCTATACAGGTCATGGAGATGAAGTGTTACATGTTCACGAACTTGTACAAGAGAGGTTACAAAAGCAGAGCGACCGAGCGGATAAAGTGCTTAGCATGATAAAAGAACGCCCTCAAACAGCGTTTGATATTTGCAAACAGCTATTTCCTACTATTTATGAAAAAGAACTAGGGCTAACTCTTTCTGAAACAATTGGTCAGCTCGATTTTTTAGAAGGTGCAAATAAAATCAGTACACATGAAAAAGAAAGTACGCTTATTTATTCTGTGTGCTCTTAA
- the proI gene encoding pyrroline-5-carboxylate reductase ProI, producing the protein MKTDLNIAFIGAGSMAEAMISGLLSDKKLRPNQITVTNHSNDKRLHELRNAYEINITRNHALLIEKSDIIVLAIKPKDVAESIDTIKSYIRPHHLVLSVLAGVSTATIVNLFDQEVAVVRAMPNTSASIGLSATAIAPGKFATAEHMNVTTALFETIGTVTTVEEEQLHAVTGLSGSGPAYVYYLVEAMEKAAEKQGLDTSVSNELILQTLIGAAEMLKQSPKTPAVLRKEVMSPGGTTEAGIEQLISHNFQEAMMQCIEQATIRSKYLGDTIDEKISSKRS; encoded by the coding sequence ATGAAAACGGATCTAAACATCGCCTTTATTGGAGCTGGATCAATGGCTGAAGCCATGATCTCAGGGCTGCTGTCAGATAAAAAGCTTCGCCCCAATCAAATCACCGTAACAAATCATAGCAACGATAAAAGACTTCACGAACTTCGAAACGCCTATGAAATTAACATTACGCGTAATCATGCCTTGTTAATCGAAAAAAGCGATATCATCGTGCTTGCTATTAAACCAAAAGACGTAGCGGAAAGCATCGATACGATTAAGTCCTATATTCGTCCGCATCACCTCGTTCTCTCTGTTTTAGCAGGTGTATCGACTGCCACAATTGTAAACTTGTTTGACCAAGAAGTAGCGGTTGTAAGAGCTATGCCAAATACATCTGCCTCTATTGGGTTATCGGCTACAGCCATTGCACCCGGCAAGTTTGCTACAGCAGAGCATATGAACGTTACTACTGCTTTATTTGAAACGATTGGTACGGTTACAACTGTAGAAGAAGAGCAGCTTCACGCTGTAACAGGACTATCTGGAAGCGGCCCAGCGTATGTTTACTATCTAGTAGAAGCAATGGAAAAAGCAGCTGAAAAACAAGGCTTGGATACGTCAGTGTCAAATGAACTAATTCTTCAAACTCTTATCGGTGCTGCAGAAATGCTGAAACAGTCACCTAAAACGCCAGCCGTACTTCGAAAAGAAGTGATGAGTCCCGGCGGCACAACAGAAGCAGGAATCGAACAGCTTATTTCTCATAACTTCCAAGAAGCCATGATGCAGTGTATTGAACAAGCTACAATTCGCTCCAAATATTTAGGAGATACAATTGACGAAAAAATCTCGAGTAAACGTTCGTAG
- the namA gene encoding NADPH dehydrogenase NamA — MKTKLFSPYTVKEVTLKNRIVMSPMCMYSCEKEDGVITDFHMVHYTTRAVGQVGLIMVEASAVVPQGRISAQDLGIWNDEQRDGLKKLVTQLKENGAKTAIQLAHAGRKATVEGDIYAPSAIAFDDKSKKPVEMTTEQIHETISAFKESARRSKEAGFDIIELHAAHGYLVHQFLSPLSNKRSDEYGGSAENRYRFLKEIIEAVKTEWDGPLFVRVSASDYTEGGLTVDDHVAFAKWMKEQGVDLIDVSSGALVHAPINVYPGYQVPFADKIKQQANIDTGAVGLITTGRQAEEILQSERADLIFVARELLRDPYFPRTAAKELNETLSAPVQYERGW; from the coding sequence ATGAAAACAAAACTATTTTCACCTTATACAGTGAAAGAGGTAACATTAAAAAACCGAATTGTAATGTCACCAATGTGCATGTATTCATGCGAAAAGGAAGACGGCGTAATAACCGACTTTCATATGGTTCACTACACAACTCGTGCGGTTGGACAAGTAGGTCTCATTATGGTTGAAGCCTCAGCTGTCGTGCCACAAGGTCGTATTTCAGCTCAAGACTTGGGAATTTGGAATGATGAACAAAGAGATGGATTAAAGAAACTTGTGACACAGCTAAAAGAAAACGGTGCAAAAACGGCCATTCAACTTGCACATGCAGGACGTAAAGCAACTGTTGAAGGCGATATTTATGCTCCTTCCGCTATTGCTTTTGATGATAAAAGTAAAAAACCTGTGGAAATGACCACAGAACAAATTCATGAAACGATTTCTGCCTTTAAAGAAAGCGCTCGACGCTCAAAAGAAGCTGGGTTTGATATTATCGAACTTCACGCGGCACACGGTTATTTAGTACATCAATTTCTATCACCGCTAAGCAATAAACGCAGCGACGAATATGGCGGCAGCGCAGAAAATCGCTATCGTTTCTTAAAGGAAATTATTGAAGCTGTGAAAACAGAGTGGGACGGCCCTTTATTTGTCCGTGTTTCTGCTTCTGACTATACAGAAGGCGGATTAACAGTCGATGATCACGTTGCATTTGCAAAATGGATGAAAGAACAAGGCGTCGACTTAATTGATGTTAGTTCCGGTGCTCTTGTACACGCTCCAATCAACGTATACCCTGGCTATCAAGTGCCGTTTGCAGATAAAATTAAGCAGCAGGCAAATATTGATACAGGCGCAGTTGGATTAATTACAACCGGACGACAAGCAGAAGAGATTCTGCAAAGCGAACGCGCTGATTTAATTTTTGTTGCGCGCGAACTTCTGCGCGATCCGTACTTCCCGCGCACAGCGGCAAAAGAACTAAATGAAACACTTTCAGCACCCGTGCAGTACGAACGCGGATGGTAA
- the rnz gene encoding ribonuclease Z: protein MELLFLGTGAGVPAKQRNVSSLALELLQERGSVWLFDCGEATQHQILHTTVKPRRIEKIFITHLHGDHIYGLPGLLGSRSFQGGESLLTVYGPKGIKEFIKVTLAVSQTHLQYPLEIVEIEEESENGTIFEDETFSVEFAKLEHGILSYGYRVVEKDLPGSLDVQRLKEMSIPPGPHYQQLKEGKEVVLKDGRLINGQEFVGEPKKGKVITVLGDTRKCMQSVQLAMHANVLVHEATFAAGDEELAYNYFHSTAKEAAEIAKTASAERLILSHISSRYQGDAVSRLAEGAKEIFPNTDIAEDLKRFTIS, encoded by the coding sequence ATGGAATTGTTATTTTTAGGAACGGGTGCAGGAGTACCGGCGAAACAGCGGAATGTTTCATCTCTTGCGCTCGAACTTTTGCAAGAAAGAGGGTCAGTGTGGCTTTTTGATTGCGGAGAAGCAACGCAGCATCAAATTTTACATACAACCGTTAAACCGAGGCGAATTGAGAAAATTTTTATTACGCACCTTCACGGTGATCATATTTACGGATTGCCTGGACTCCTTGGAAGCCGTTCGTTTCAAGGCGGAGAATCGCTGCTTACTGTATATGGGCCAAAAGGAATTAAAGAATTTATTAAAGTCACGCTGGCTGTAAGTCAAACTCATCTGCAATATCCTCTAGAGATTGTTGAAATAGAAGAGGAAAGTGAAAATGGAACGATTTTTGAAGATGAAACTTTTTCAGTGGAGTTTGCCAAGCTTGAACACGGCATTTTATCTTATGGATATCGAGTTGTCGAAAAAGATTTGCCAGGATCACTGGACGTTCAGCGTTTAAAAGAGATGAGTATTCCCCCAGGGCCTCATTATCAGCAGTTAAAAGAAGGGAAAGAAGTAGTATTAAAAGATGGTCGTCTTATTAATGGACAAGAATTTGTAGGAGAGCCTAAAAAAGGGAAGGTCATCACGGTTTTAGGAGATACAAGAAAGTGCATGCAAAGTGTTCAGCTTGCTATGCATGCGAATGTGTTAGTCCATGAAGCTACTTTTGCAGCGGGAGATGAAGAGCTGGCTTACAACTATTTTCATTCTACTGCAAAAGAAGCCGCTGAAATTGCTAAAACAGCATCGGCCGAGCGTCTTATTTTGTCTCATATCAGTTCGCGTTACCAAGGAGATGCAGTCAGCCGGTTAGCAGAAGGAGCAAAAGAAATTTTTCCGAATACCGATATAGCAGAAGACTTGAAAAGGTTTACGATTTCATAA
- a CDS encoding aspartate aminotransferase family protein: MVQVSQNEKDLRAKDEQYVWHGMKPYSPDATMVATKAKGAWITDEQGNRYLDAMAGLWCVNTGYGRDELALAAYEQLKELAYFPLTQSHVPAIKLAEKLNEMLGDDYVIFFSNSGSEANETAFKIVRQYHQQKGEHSRYKFISRYRGYHGNSMGALAATGQAQRKYKYEPLAPGFIHVAPPDSYRGQDDYDAPKEKLQSVKDIDNVMTWELSETIAAVIMEPIITGGGILLPPQNYMKGVKETCEKHGALLIVDEVICGFGRTGEAFGFMNYDVKPDIITMAKGITSAYLPLSATAVKKEIYEAFKDSDQYEYFRHVNTFGGSPAACALALKNLEIMERENLFGRSKQLGAYVLSELKPLIDSHPYVGDVRGKGFLIGIELVADKQTKEPLDVNLVNEVIAKCKSKGVIIGKNGATVAGYNNVLTLSPPLNIEESDIELLLATITYALDSIK; encoded by the coding sequence ATGGTACAGGTCAGTCAAAATGAAAAAGATCTGCGTGCAAAAGATGAGCAATATGTATGGCATGGAATGAAACCATACAGTCCGGATGCAACGATGGTAGCTACAAAAGCAAAAGGTGCTTGGATTACAGATGAACAAGGAAATCGCTATTTAGATGCAATGGCAGGGCTTTGGTGTGTAAATACTGGGTATGGACGGGATGAGTTAGCGCTCGCAGCTTATGAGCAGCTAAAAGAACTGGCTTATTTTCCACTCACTCAATCTCACGTACCTGCTATCAAACTGGCAGAGAAGCTAAATGAAATGCTAGGTGATGACTATGTTATCTTCTTTTCAAATAGCGGATCTGAAGCAAATGAAACGGCTTTTAAAATTGTGCGTCAGTACCATCAGCAAAAAGGAGAGCATTCTCGCTACAAATTTATTTCGCGTTATCGAGGGTATCACGGAAATTCAATGGGCGCACTAGCAGCAACGGGCCAAGCTCAGCGTAAATATAAATATGAACCGCTTGCCCCTGGCTTTATTCACGTTGCCCCGCCTGATTCGTACCGAGGGCAAGATGACTACGATGCACCGAAAGAGAAGCTTCAATCTGTAAAAGATATTGACAATGTTATGACGTGGGAGCTAAGCGAAACGATTGCCGCTGTTATTATGGAGCCAATTATTACAGGAGGAGGAATTCTTTTACCGCCTCAAAATTATATGAAAGGCGTAAAAGAAACGTGTGAAAAGCACGGTGCACTTTTAATTGTAGATGAAGTTATTTGCGGCTTTGGACGTACAGGAGAAGCTTTTGGTTTTATGAATTACGATGTAAAACCAGATATCATTACCATGGCAAAAGGAATTACAAGCGCATATCTTCCGCTCTCTGCAACTGCTGTTAAGAAAGAAATTTATGAAGCGTTCAAAGATAGCGATCAGTACGAGTATTTTCGCCATGTTAATACATTTGGAGGAAGCCCAGCTGCGTGTGCACTGGCATTAAAGAATTTAGAAATTATGGAGAGAGAAAATCTTTTTGGTCGTTCTAAACAGCTCGGGGCTTACGTATTAAGTGAGCTGAAGCCGCTTATCGATAGCCACCCATACGTTGGAGACGTAAGAGGTAAAGGGTTTTTAATTGGAATTGAACTTGTAGCTGATAAGCAAACGAAGGAACCGTTAGACGTTAATCTTGTAAATGAAGTGATTGCTAAATGCAAAAGCAAAGGAGTCATTATTGGGAAAAATGGAGCAACGGTAGCCGGCTATAATAATGTTCTCACGCTCTCGCCGCCGCTCAACATTGAGGAAAGTGATATTGAGCTGTTATTAGCTACTATTACGTATGCGCTTGACAGCATCAAATAG